A genomic window from Streptomyces mirabilis includes:
- the nirD gene encoding nitrite reductase small subunit NirD, with translation MTLAPETTALTVQLRLTDSWLALCELSALTPGRGVAALLPDGGQAAVFLDRAGRMYAIDNRDPFSGAAVLSRGLIGSHQGRPFVASPLLKQRFDLESGRCLDDETVRVTTYEVRIS, from the coding sequence ATGACCCTGGCACCCGAAACGACCGCCCTCACGGTCCAACTCCGCCTGACGGACTCCTGGTTGGCTCTCTGCGAGCTGTCCGCGCTGACGCCGGGCCGCGGAGTCGCCGCCCTGCTCCCGGACGGCGGCCAGGCGGCCGTCTTCCTCGACCGCGCGGGCCGGATGTACGCCATCGACAACCGTGATCCGTTCAGCGGCGCGGCGGTCCTCTCCCGCGGCCTGATCGGCTCCCACCAGGGCCGCCCGTTCGTGGCCTCGCCCCTGCTGAAGCAGCGGTTCGACCTGGAGTCGGGCCGGTGCCTGGACGACGAGACCGTACGGGTGACGACGTACGAGGTCCGGATCTCCTGA
- a CDS encoding helix-turn-helix domain-containing protein has product MARTKEFDPDAALRSALELFWRRGYEATSMTDLVEHLGVGRASIYATFGNKHELYLKALDRYQQARNPQLLRELSQPGPALPAVRAVVRRFATEATTERRRLSGCFVTNTAAELAPHDTAAARRVEHNWDHLETLLHSALVRAQAQGELPADRNPLALARMLLVLMQGLRVVGKASADPARVQDAAEQALTLLD; this is encoded by the coding sequence ATGGCCAGGACCAAGGAATTCGACCCGGACGCCGCACTGCGGTCGGCCCTGGAGCTGTTCTGGCGGCGCGGCTACGAGGCGACATCCATGACGGACCTCGTCGAGCACCTCGGCGTCGGCCGCGCCAGCATCTACGCGACCTTCGGCAACAAGCACGAGCTGTACCTGAAGGCACTGGACCGCTACCAGCAGGCACGCAATCCGCAGCTCCTGCGGGAGCTCTCCCAGCCGGGTCCCGCACTGCCCGCCGTACGAGCGGTGGTACGCCGCTTCGCGACCGAGGCGACCACCGAGAGAAGGCGCCTGAGCGGCTGCTTCGTCACCAACACGGCCGCCGAACTGGCACCCCACGACACGGCCGCGGCCCGCCGCGTCGAGCACAACTGGGACCACCTCGAGACCCTGTTGCACTCGGCCCTGGTCCGCGCGCAGGCCCAGGGCGAACTGCCCGCCGACCGCAACCCGCTCGCCCTCGCCCGCATGCTGCTGGTCCTGATGCAGGGCCTACGGGTGGTGGGCAAGGCGTCCGCGGACCCGGCCCGGGTCCAGGACGCGGCGGAACAGGCGCTGACGCTGCTCGACTGA
- a CDS encoding glucose 1-dehydrogenase: MTTRFSGRTALVTGAGSGIGRTTALAFAAEGAQVVVAGRTAASLDETVALIEARGGKALAVTTDVSRSDEVHALVAAAVDRFGSLDVAVNNAAVFHGGTPLADLPEADWHAELDINVTGVFLALQAEIRQMRTQPSGGAIVNLASTIGLHTRRPGVAAYAAAKAAVTALSRAAALDHIADGVRINVVSPGASATTMSLRPGESEDERVERARHELPLGRVSKTEEVAAAVLYLASDDAASVVGTDLVVDSGGVL, from the coding sequence ATGACCACACGCTTCTCGGGAAGGACGGCCCTCGTCACGGGCGCCGGTTCCGGTATAGGCCGGACCACCGCCCTGGCGTTCGCCGCGGAGGGCGCCCAGGTGGTCGTCGCCGGCCGCACCGCCGCATCGCTCGACGAGACGGTCGCGCTGATCGAGGCCCGGGGCGGAAAGGCACTGGCAGTGACCACGGACGTGTCACGCTCGGACGAGGTGCACGCCCTCGTCGCGGCGGCCGTCGACCGTTTCGGCTCCCTGGACGTGGCGGTGAACAACGCGGCCGTCTTCCACGGCGGAACACCGCTGGCCGACCTCCCGGAGGCCGACTGGCACGCCGAACTGGACATCAACGTCACCGGCGTGTTCCTCGCCCTTCAGGCGGAGATCCGGCAGATGCGGACGCAGCCGTCCGGCGGCGCGATCGTCAACCTCGCCTCCACCATCGGCCTGCACACCCGCCGCCCGGGCGTCGCCGCCTACGCCGCCGCCAAGGCCGCCGTCACCGCGCTGTCCCGCGCCGCGGCGCTCGACCACATCGCCGACGGAGTCAGGATCAACGTCGTCAGCCCCGGCGCCTCCGCCACCACGATGTCACTGCGGCCGGGCGAGTCGGAGGACGAGCGGGTGGAACGGGCACGTCACGAACTGCCGCTGGGCCGCGTGTCGAAGACCGAGGAGGTGGCGGCGGCCGTCCTCTACCTGGCGTCGGACGACGCGGCGTCGGTCGTGGGCACGGACCTGGTGGTGGACAGCGGAGGCGTCCTCTGA